From the genome of Pectobacterium atrosepticum:
CGGAAGTACAGTCGCGACATCAACGTCGACATCGACGGTCATTACGCCATATGCATCAATCTGCCAGCGCTTTTTACTCCGTAGCAGAATCTGCCCTGCATGGCGGAATACATGCTCGGTGACAATGTGTACGGCATCGGCGAGTTGGTCTGCCTGAATCGCAACACACTGTGTCTGCAATTGATAAAGCCCAGCTGATTTCCAGCGTTCGGCCCACGCGTGTGGATCGATGCGATCGACTTCGCTGATACCGATGTCGTTATCCAGTGGTGCCCGAACGAATTGATCCTGCAACGGAGTCAGTAGTGCTGGGGTATCGGCTGTCCACCATTGCTCCAGCAAGCCGCTCTGGCGGTTAAATCGCCAATGTTGTTCGCCCTGAACGACGTCAAAATAGATATCGGACGCTCGTAAAACCGGTGGGATTTTCTGCTTAGAGCATGATGCCTCGGGCAGGTGAAGCGGTATAGGGAGTTGCCACTGATCCCAGGCACAGCGATGGTTTGCTTTCGACCAGGCGGTTTCTTTGGGTTGCACGACTTCAACATTGAGCCAAATCTCCCCTGCGCGATCGACGGTGGGAAGTGATTCCAACAGCGTCAGGGTTTGGGTGGCCTGCGGAGCGAGCTTCAGTGGCAGCGAACCTTCTACCAGGGTCTTATCGTCCAGCGTAATGTGCCAATTCAGCTGCTCGTTGTCCGTATGACGGAACAGGTATTCACTGGTAACACGTAATTCACAGGGGGATTCAGCCTGCCAGACGAATTGAATATGCTGCTGTGCTCGTTGGGCTTCATATAGGCTGGGATGTGGAGTGCGATCGGGGAAAAGTAGACCGTCCAGACAGAACTGGCGATCGTTAGGCATATCGCCAAAATCTCCGCCGTACGCCCAGTAGGCATTACCTTGTTCATCATGGCGGATCAGTGCCTGATCGACCCAATCCCAGATGAATCCACCCTGTAACCGAGGGTATTGGCGGAATGCTTTCCAGTAGCGGGCGAATCCCCCCAAACTGTTGCCCATCGCGTGCGCGTACTCGCAGAGGATGAGTGGCCGATGTTCATTCGGCATGCTAATCCATTTCGAGATCGACCATTTGGGTACGTTGGGGAAGGGCTGATCTTCATCAACACGGGCGTACATTGGGCACACAATGTCGGTCGCACGACTATTCGCACCGCCGCCTTCGTAATGCACGGGCCGGGTTGGGTCGTGGCGTTTGATCCACTGGTAAAGCGCATCATGATTTGCGCCGTAACCGGATTCGTTCCCCAATGACCAGATAATGATGCAAGGGTGATTGCGATCGCGCTGCACCATCCTTGATACGCGTTCGCTGTAGGCTGGCAGCCACATGGGATCGTCAGAGAGACGGTTCATTGGCTGCATGCCGTGCGTTTCAATGTTCGCTTCATCCACCATATACAGACCATAGCGATCGCACAGTCGATACCACAGCGGATGGTTGGGGTAATGGGAGCAGCGCACCGCGTTAAAATTATGCTGCTTCATCAGCATAATATCGCGCCGCATCGTGTCTTCATCCATCACCTGACCGTTCTGCGGGTGATGCTCATGGCGGTTAACGCCGCGGATTAGCAGCGGTTTACCATTCAGCAGCAGCAAGCCGTTGCTAATTTCAACTTTTCTGAAGCCGACATCATAGGCTTCCGCTTCGAGCAGTTCGCCTTCCGCTGTTTCCAGTGCGATGACGGCGCGATACAGATGCGGCAGTTCGGCGCTCCACAGATCGGGCCGTTGCACGTCAAGACGGAGTGCAGCCCTGTCATGGTAGGCACCACGTTCATCCACAATGTCGCTACCGAACGCCTGTCGTGTCTCACCAATGAGGTTATTACCGCGCCAAAGCTGTGCGTGTACGCGATAGTTTTTTGCCTCAGACTCGGAGAGTGTTGCCTTTACCTGAATATCCAGTGTGCCATGGCGGAAATCGGCGCTGAGCGGCGTAGTGAGTTGAATATCGCCAAGATGAACCGTCGGTTTATGTAGAAGTGTGACGTCGCGGAAAATACCACTCATACGCCACATATCCTGATCTTCCAGATAACTTCCGTCAGACCAACGTAACACCATCACCGCCAGTCGATTCTCTCCTGTCGTCAGATAGCGACTAATATCAAACTCCGCAGGCAGGCGACTATCCTGCGAATATCCCACCCAGTGTCCGTTACACCAGAGGTAAAACGCGGAATTGACGCCATCAAAAATAACCCGCGTTTGTCCGCAGCTGAGCCAGTCATGATTGACTTTAAAAGTGAGCGAGTAACAACCTGTGGGATTATCTTCCGGAACATAGGGCGGATTAACGGGGATCGGATATTTTACGTTGGTGTAAATCGGTGTGTCATAGCCCTGTAACTGCCAATTGGAAGGAACCGGAATGGTAGCGGAATCAGGCAGGTCCTGCTGCAGCCAGCTTTCCGGCACGGCTTCGGGGCGAGTAAAATAACTAAACTTCCACTCGCCATTCAAGCGACGAAGACGCTGAGATGGTTCATCTTGGTGTGCAGCAGCCACGTTTCTCCAGCTGTTGAATGGCGGGTGAGCAGGAAGCCTCTGATAGTTTGTACAAGCTGGGTTTTCCCAATCACGTCGGGCAAGAATTTCTCGCAGCGTAGCATGCTGGCGTGTTGGATTCGATAAAACGCTGTCGCTCATGATGGCTTTACTCCTGAACGTCTTGAGTCTGTCATTGTGATTGGTTAAATGAAATTGTTATCCGCTCACAATTTGTGTTTTCCATAACATATCGACTTGCCAAAGTGAGTAAAGAGGAATGTGACAATAAAGTGGAAGCGATCACAAAGATCGTTTGCAAAACGAATGAGATAACATCGAATTTGGAAAGCTGCGCGCAATAAATTAACAGGAGTTAAAGACTAAATTATTGTTTATAAGCTTATTTTGTTAGGGTTAGGCAGGCGAGGTGAAAACAGCGCTGTCGTGTAATGGGTTACAAGCGCTGGAGCTGGCGTGTAATGTCCAACAGATTTTTTGTTAATTCTTGCAGGGAAGCATGGGTTGATGAATGGATGGCGGTGCTATGGCGTACGATCAGTTCGGTGGGTAACAGTAGTGAAGTGGCCTGAGTAGGATCGCGCAGCGTAGCGAGCAAACGGGTGACGCCTTCTTTACCTAATAGCCTGAAATCCTGGCGAATGGTCGTCAGTGGCGGGGTGTAATAAGCGCTGTCCTGAGTATCGTCAAAGCCGATCACCGACATCTGCTCCGGCACGCGCAGGCCATATTCGTGCAGTGCGCGTAGAACGCCAAGCGCCATTTGATCGTTCGCTACAACAATGGCGGATATGCGCAGGGATTGTCCCAGCAGGGCCAGTGTTTGGTAATAACCGGAAGCAGCGCTCCAGTCACCGTGCAGTACCGAAGCGGGGGACAATTGCTGTTTTTCTAGCTCGGCTAGCCAGCCTTCATAGCGTAGGCGTGCGGAAATCGAGGTCATTGGCCCAGTCAACAGAGCGATATGTTGATGCCCTAGTTCCACCAGATGCGCGATAGCCAACCGCGCACCGTGGTCGGGATCGAACATGACATTGAGTATGTCGGTATGGGGATCGGCATCCATAAACAGCACGGGCGTATCGGCACAGGTTTGGCTAATGTGGGCGACTTCATCCGTCGATAGCGGAACATTCACGATGACGCCGCTAACCCGCTGAGAAAGCAGGTCGTTAACGGCGTTATTACACGTGTTGACATCCGGGCTGCTCAGCATGGACATCACGATGTTGATCCCCAGCTGGCTGGCGGTACTCTTAATCGCGGCAGCAATTTGTGATGGTGCATGGAGTGAAAGATCGGTTGTTACCAGCCCCAGCGTGGTGATGGTTTTCCCTGCTAGCTGCTGTGCGACGCGGTTAGGCGTGTAATTCAGCGCCGCCATCGCCTGTTCCACTTTATTGCGAGTACGGGATGAAACATGAGGCGCTTGATTCAGCACTCGGGAAACCGTCTGATAGGAAACCCCTGCGTACTCGGCGACATCATGTAATGTTATGGGTTTCTGTTTCATGGCGATCATTCCGTGCGTGAAAGGGCATTATCATAACAAATCGCGCGGGGAATCCGTAACCGGTGTATGTACTCCGGCGCAATTGAA
Proteins encoded in this window:
- a CDS encoding beta-galactosidase; protein product: MSDSVLSNPTRQHATLREILARRDWENPACTNYQRLPAHPPFNSWRNVAAAHQDEPSQRLRRLNGEWKFSYFTRPEAVPESWLQQDLPDSATIPVPSNWQLQGYDTPIYTNVKYPIPVNPPYVPEDNPTGCYSLTFKVNHDWLSCGQTRVIFDGVNSAFYLWCNGHWVGYSQDSRLPAEFDISRYLTTGENRLAVMVLRWSDGSYLEDQDMWRMSGIFRDVTLLHKPTVHLGDIQLTTPLSADFRHGTLDIQVKATLSESEAKNYRVHAQLWRGNNLIGETRQAFGSDIVDERGAYHDRAALRLDVQRPDLWSAELPHLYRAVIALETAEGELLEAEAYDVGFRKVEISNGLLLLNGKPLLIRGVNRHEHHPQNGQVMDEDTMRRDIMLMKQHNFNAVRCSHYPNHPLWYRLCDRYGLYMVDEANIETHGMQPMNRLSDDPMWLPAYSERVSRMVQRDRNHPCIIIWSLGNESGYGANHDALYQWIKRHDPTRPVHYEGGGANSRATDIVCPMYARVDEDQPFPNVPKWSISKWISMPNEHRPLILCEYAHAMGNSLGGFARYWKAFRQYPRLQGGFIWDWVDQALIRHDEQGNAYWAYGGDFGDMPNDRQFCLDGLLFPDRTPHPSLYEAQRAQQHIQFVWQAESPCELRVTSEYLFRHTDNEQLNWHITLDDKTLVEGSLPLKLAPQATQTLTLLESLPTVDRAGEIWLNVEVVQPKETAWSKANHRCAWDQWQLPIPLHLPEASCSKQKIPPVLRASDIYFDVVQGEQHWRFNRQSGLLEQWWTADTPALLTPLQDQFVRAPLDNDIGISEVDRIDPHAWAERWKSAGLYQLQTQCVAIQADQLADAVHIVTEHVFRHAGQILLRSKKRWQIDAYGVMTVDVDVDVATVLPSLARVGLSCQLADVAPQVSWIGLGPHENYPDRQLAAQHGHWNLPLDDLHTPYIFPSENGLRCNTRALTYGKWAITGNFHFGLSRYGLTQLMTCTHHHLLEKEKGVWLNLDGFHMGIGGDDSWSPSVHCDDLLTATHYHYRVAIQRH
- a CDS encoding LacI family DNA-binding transcriptional regulator yields the protein MKQKPITLHDVAEYAGVSYQTVSRVLNQAPHVSSRTRNKVEQAMAALNYTPNRVAQQLAGKTITTLGLVTTDLSLHAPSQIAAAIKSTASQLGINIVMSMLSSPDVNTCNNAVNDLLSQRVSGVIVNVPLSTDEVAHISQTCADTPVLFMDADPHTDILNVMFDPDHGARLAIAHLVELGHQHIALLTGPMTSISARLRYEGWLAELEKQQLSPASVLHGDWSAASGYYQTLALLGQSLRISAIVVANDQMALGVLRALHEYGLRVPEQMSVIGFDDTQDSAYYTPPLTTIRQDFRLLGKEGVTRLLATLRDPTQATSLLLPTELIVRHSTAIHSSTHASLQELTKNLLDITRQLQRL